The Leptodactylus fuscus isolate aLepFus1 chromosome 5, aLepFus1.hap2, whole genome shotgun sequence genome segment AGATCCCATTaaagggaggcagaaaatccttgtagtcaatgtatttttttttataaaggaatTTCTACCTAATAGATTAAATATTGTTATATATTAGTGAATTACAATAGGGTCACATTAGAATTATATCTCCACACTGTGGACCGCTAAAAAAGTGGTAATACACAGTTCgacggatcccattgactatattaGGGTCTCGttcgatggaccccattgactatattaGGGTCTGGCAGGGGTCCACCCTTTTAATGCTGAAACCATGGAGGAAAAAGTCAAATTTTCAAGCAGattctgcaatggagtctccaatgcagatgtgaacattgaCCCCATACTCATAAAAGTTGTCCAAACTTGCTTAATTTGGAAGGACTGACCATCTTTTGTGTATGCGGCGTCCCGCCAATCCTCATTACCCCTAAACATGGCTACATGCACATGGATGGCACCAGTGTCGTCCTCAAGGCCCCTCACACTGACCCCACATAACTATATAGAGGTGTTGGGAGAAAGATCACAGAGTATTGGCTGACGCTATAGAAGGTATATGGGCACCAGCTGGTAACGGTTTGGGGTACATAGATATACTGGCTGTTTCCTAGTGTTGGACATTTTATTGTAAGAGTCGCTGCAGGAAGTACGGCCATATTGTTTGCCTCTATAGAAGGAAATTCTTATAGTAATGCATTGAACACACGGACAAACTCCGCACAGAAGGAAGGTTTCCATTTTGACCCCTGCAGGGATACGCGCTAACATCTGGCAGAAGAAAAGCTAAATGGGGGCATAAAAGagtgagaaaatggccgcttgtccTCAATAGAGGTCAACAATACAGGTGTGCGCTTCCTGGAGCAAGAAACAATCCGACCAAACCGTGTCACCTGTCAAAGCTGCTTTTGTTTTACTAAAAGGcgtagaagaaaaaagaaagtggTCGGGGGACCAAAAGATGGGAACATATGTTGGGAGGGAGGGGGCGAGTTTGGGTGTCAGAGCtattaatggaggaggagaggaaccaGAACGTGTGAAAGGAAATGTAGGATTAGGACAAATGTATAGGGGAAACTTGAGCAAACCTGGAATAGAGGGGGGGGGATATCTGCTTAAAAAGGGCTGTTCTAGAATATAACGATGGTGAAGATTCATCCGCCAGTACGGGTTACATTTGGTGGACCTTCTGTTTGTCTAGTTTTGGGAACATTTTTGTTGAGTTCGAGATCTTCCAGAATTTTAGCATTGATAACCTAGCCCTACCCTCAGTATAAGATCTGTGGGGGTTACACAGACAGCACCCCCACtagctaaaggggtttttctgaaCTTATTGTCTTTATCCAAAGCATAGATCATCAATTCAGGGGTCCGACCACCGAGCCCCTAGCTGTATGACACGGTTGCAGCACTGCGGCCTCCTCACTACTTACTTGGCACACTGTTGCACCTCTGTAGTGACTGTGTTTGGtttcacagctcagcccattcactagaAGTGTGCTACCATACCAGGGCCCATCTGAGATGTATTACCTTTAAAGTGGGGACAAAGAGACAATATCCCCCTACTGTATAGAGTCACCTACATTGTGAAAATTCACACATTCTGAATGAACTACtgagcatacttttttttttttgggggggagggggttttggTATTTTCTCTATAGACCCCTTTGAAGCTGAACAACAAGATGTGCAGGATTTATACACACAGACAGTGTTCACTTGGGGCTCTTCATATAATGGCTTGTGTGTATCAAATACCCCTGAAGAGCACATAAGAAGGAATTGAGGGCCATGTTCTAAGCAGAGTTCTGTATTCTTCATCATCACTCCCATATTGAGATCAGTATACTTATTATACTTCATTATCACTTCCACCCTTCAGCCGTATACTTAGTATATGGCTTCCTGTGGCCACATCAGCTGACTGTTTGGCGGTTCAGACCCCGACCGATCTAATACCGATAATCCATCtcgtgaataggtcatcagtatcaaatagagatgagtgaatagtattcgaaactgcagtttcgaatccctcgctccataggaatgaatgggagcggctgccggcgcttaaccccttgctgttcaccCGCtccctttcattcctatgggagcgcggtattcgaaactctagtttccaaTAGTatctgctcatctctagtttcaaatattttcagatcctggacaaaagCTTTCATCTGAATTGTTTTACCCATTGGTAAACTAGCCATAGCACACTGGTTCATCTTTCTTGCTCTATTTCTTAGATACATTTGAATGTTTCTTCTCAGTTTATGGCTTGTTGCCCAATTTCTAGCTAATCCGATCCACTCATAGAAGAAAAATAGCCATCATGTttctgtaaatcgcagcatgtcaattatacaaacGGAAATGCTgaagttttccatataggtagaaTAGGGACATAAACTCTGCATAGGAAAACCCTTTGGACTTTGTGAAGTACTGCAGGGAAAAAACATGACTAGAGACGAGCAAGTACtgttcagccgatccgaacagcacgctccatagaaatgaatggatgcacctggtacttccgctttgacggcggccggccgcttaacccccccgcgtgccggctacgtccattcatttctatgcgagcgtgctgttcggatcggctgatactcgctcatctctaaacatgacgcatttccaccatggtcttttctgcagcgctttttgactGCGGGTCCATTTTTTGTCATCTCAATGCAAGGAGTATGGGTACGGAAGACACTGAACAGGACTGGAAGAACAATGTGACTTTTTGtttaaatttcatttttattttctcaATATAAAAATACTTATTTACAGGAAATAAATATATTTCAAACAGACAAATAAATTACACAGTGAACTACAGAATGAGCAGGGATGCGGGAAAGAGAGAGCGTGAGAACAGGATCCTATTTACAGAAGAGGATGGAAAATCAGAGATATTTTTAGCGTGCAGACCCCAAGGAGGTTTGGTTTTAAAAACAGTGAATAGAATATGTATATACAACAACTCTCTCGTTCCTCCCTCCGGCCACTCGCAGACACATGAGTGAAAAATAACAAAGAATTCAAAGTTTTATGGCATTTGGCAGTGGGGAAAATAAATCCTCACAAGTCCAGGTCTGGTCTATGGATTTCTGAAATGTTCTCATGTATAACTCACCGTGGAATGATtgaaggtgggggagggggttatgGATGCTTTTGGGAGTACAGTTTTTCTAGAAGGATTGTCCCAGCTTCCAGAAACTCCGGAGCGTATAACTATTACTACATCCTCACATTCATTTTCATGCGTCTATAAAACAAGTCATTTACACGGACACTCAGCGACCAGGCTGGGCTGCATCACCATTACGTGATCGAAGCAGTCATTATGCATGTGACCCACGTGGGGAGGAGGGGGTTAAAGAGGCAAGGCTTGGGCAGTTTATAAAAGGGGAACCTAAAATGCATCCATAAACTGCCTGACAATTCTAGTAAAAATCGGATATGCTTACGTCTACTTTCTTCCCATTTCCCATAGGCACACACTCCTTTCTCCAATACAAAGTATGGCCATTGCAAAGCCATCAATCCCCAGCCAGCAACAAAGAAGAAGCGGGTGGTCGTCTACGCCGTTCCTACAGAGTCTCTACAGCTGGCGGTTTTCTCCTATGCGAATAGGCTGGGATCGGTCGCATGACACGAAGGTCGCACTGTAAACTTTTAGTGTAAAAATGCTATAGAAAACAGTAGTGATTTTATTGCCATACACCAGTAAACCTGCAAGCCCGGCAACTAAGTGGTTAACGAATGAGCCCTGCATCGTGATTGACAGGAAGAGTAAACAGGTTGCCGAGTCTTCTATCGGTTATTGCTCTTCTGACCGAGGATTTCAGGAATAGGAGATGACGGGTTCCTCTGTTATGTTTCGGATCCAACATCACCCATGAATGCATCATCGAATCTTACAAGAAAGATTTACAAATACTGAAGTTACACAAGTCACAGAAATGGGGGGGGAGTGGGAAATGTGAGCTAGTACGCCGGGACAGAAAGAGAACCGCTTAGGTCTTCTCCTCACTTCCATACATCTGCAGCAGAGACAACAGGGGGAGAGAGAAATTAAGTTTTGGCCACATCCTTCCCCCAAATCTCCAGTCCCTGAGGTAGTTCAAaataaaaagtaggaaaaaaaaaaaaataaaacagtgcAAACTGTGCAGGTGGCAATGAGGGTTGTCAGACAGACGATTCCTCTGGATTGGAGTCGGGCAAAGCCTGCCTCTGCTTCAGTTTCCACCTCAGTTCTTCATTTAGGTCCCCAAGTGGTGGGCGCTCCTCATTTAATCCCCCACCTAGTGTAAGCCGTATATACCCATTGCTGCTGGATCCCCGAACACCTGAGAGCAGCATGTGGTTGGGTGAATGGAGAGGTGGTGAAGGTAACGGTTGACCAGGGATGCCATTGCCAGACGGAGAAGAAGAACCAGTACTGTTCTGGCACAACGCATGACCTGGGACTATCTTAAGTGATCCATCAGAATAGTAATAGGAGGAAGGGTCCCACAGTTTCTCATCCGAGTCTGCACTGGGCAGGCACTTGGCAATTTTGGGCTGTGACGGTAACTGGATGGGATACACAAGAGTGTTCTCCAAAGACTTCGAACCTTTCTCCATCTCATCTTGAAGCTTCCTTCGTAGATAGAGAACAGCCAAAAAAAGGATCAAGCATACAGCCCCAAGAGCTATCACCATCATCCAGACCAATCCCAAACCATCCATAGGAGCGGAGGATTCCAGAGTCAGCGATGGGGAAGCCACGACGTGTAGCTGGTAATGTCTTGAAGCAAACTGGGCTCCCTGTTCAACCGAAAAACAACTGTATGTCCCAGAATGGTGGACATTTACTCCAAGGATGACCAGCGCCTGAAGTGTGATATCATACAGCACAGAGTCATTATCATCCTGCCTTAGATCTTGACCATTGAACTTCCATATGGGTTGGGCCAGGTTGGAAGTCAGCTCACAAGGAAGAACGACATTGGTCCCAATGGCCACTGTCAGGTTTCTTGAAGAGGGTTTTGCTGaaggataaaaaaaacacaagaattaTGAGTCAGCCATCCTGTGTCCTCCTATGGGTCACACGTCTGCCATCATTGTCTTATAACAGAAGATAGAAACTTACATAATTTCATATATGGAACTTCACACATGGATGTATCGAAGCTTTCGACGTCTTGGAGCAGTGCATCCCTATAAAGAGCGAAGAGGAATCTTAGCACAAATAGGACTTCATTCTCTGTATAGGTCACCAACTTAGGGCCCATACACGCAGAGACAAATATATGATCTCTACAACATCCAGATTTACCAGCTTGCACGGTCTAAAGATCTGGACTCCCTGCATGGTGATCTGCGATGGAAGGCGTCCCTGTCTCCCCGTGGCTCTGCTGTGCCATAATATACACCATGAGGGATGAACTCTTCACATCATAGATCACCATCATGGATGGAGTCCAGGTCTCTGGACAGAATTTGGGTACAGACTGGATTATCTGCTCCAATATCAGCGATGTCCATGGAGTCTAATAGTTTAACCACTATTCCTTGTATAGGGCCGCTACTCACCCATCTTGATTATCAGACTCCACACAGCGGCTGGAGCTCAGATTCCAGGCACAGAAGGGATCCCGGGCCAGAATACAATCGGCGCAGGAGCGATATTTACTGCAGTCGGCCATGGGAAGTCGCACCAGTCCTGATGGCGAGCCAGCAAAGAGGAAAGACTGAAAAAGAAGAGGAAATGTCAGCCAAATAAAATCATCAACAACATGGATCCGCACCTTCATGGGCATTTACTGACGTAAGGTTTATAGTAGCAGCTAAGTAGAAATAAATGGCCTACTAAAAATGTAAATGACAAAAAGTTCTCCAGAAAAATGTTCTTACCTTCCGACTAGACAGGGCCAAGCTGTGGACTGGATACGGTTTATCAAACATCTGAAGTTCCTCGATTAAATGGACGGCAGATCCTAAACGTACGGCTTTGTTCAGCCACCCATTTCCTGTACCAAGAAACAAAAGGAGTAAATGAGACTCTGAAGACGAGAAGGATCACACCCCATTTATGGTAACGATGGCACCAATAAAACACAGACCTGTTCCAATAAAGAGCACGTCGTATTCCTCCGCATTCAGTCCTGACATCCTCTGCACTGCAATTGTTGTAAAGTTGACTCCTTTCCTGACCAGCAGAGGGCGGCCTTGAACAGGCTGAACAGACTCGTCCATAAGTGGGTGCTTCTTGGCAAAGTTGAGCGTGTTATCAGGAAGGTCCATGGAGCTGTTCATACCATGATGTCGGAGGAAATTTGTGATGCACTGGAAGAGAAGAAGCTTCATTTAGAAAATAAAGGAACCTTAGACAACAAACGACACTAAGCAACTACGTGCAAGTCTCAAAAGACCTGCATGCGGCATCCTACTCCCCCGCCCCAGTGACATTTGCTAGTCTGCTGATGTCATCACCAAGGCATGAATTATTTCTTGCCATCTACAGCGCACAATGGTCAGTAACACGACACAGTTGTCCGCCATCGCTCACTTTTGTAAGGGACATCATAGATGCCCCAGTTACCATACCCTGGTAAGAGAAGGCCGGAGTAGATTATGTAATGGCCTTCCCAGACGGATTTCTGCTTAAACTGAATTCACCAGAAATAGTCCTTAGTGCTTAGGCAATCTtttcctggctttgtctcaaggGAGAAGCAGCATTTGCTTGAGCAGCCTCCATGTGCAGTTCATGTAAGGTTAGCGGATTGTATTACTCATTTAGTATTACTGCTCTAAACTTACCGATCCGGGTCGTGGACTGGGCACCGTGTCAGAGTACCGGCCCCATTTCTGGGCCTGCTCACGGTATTCTTTGTAATGTCCATCAAATACTCTCTGTATGTCCTGGATGGAGTATTGGCAGACTGCAGAAACGGAGACATCGCCCCTAAAGATAAAGAAAATGGGTTGACAGTCAGGTTGTATTTATGTATGAAAGGGCTGGGTACTTTGTCTTCAGTTCTATTATGATATATGGGCATCCTACTTGGGAACACAGAGGCCCTCTATAAAACCAGACCCATCCATACATTATATggccatttattttaatggccGCCACTGAATACTAAATTTCCTTGGCAATGATTTCTGCAAGATTGGCCAACTATCTAGTGTGTATGGGGTAACTGTGTATTGGGCATCCCAACTATCCCCGGTTGTCATATGTCAGAGGAATGATAGATGAGGCATACTGGGTCACAACATGTCCAAACCTCTGTGTCCCTGAGAGGTAAACCATTGACCTATATAACTGGTACCCGTCTATTCCTCTCCACCCATTGTAAATCCATCTGAGCAGAGCATGCAGGTATACAGTGGGGAAGACAATAGAAGGCAATAGTGTATGGGCAGCTTAACTCAGAGATGACAAGGCATAAAAGCCTGTAAGAGACAGTCAAattacaaactcagctctgcggcATCTGTGTTATATCTCCCTAAAGGGCTAGATGAATAAAAatagacatctaaatgtaggtcAGCAAATGCTAATATACTGGTAACAATACGCTCAATTATAGATCACATAGCTCTGCCCGTGGGTGTGGGAAATTATTTATACATTCATTTCCTGGACTACATTAAATAGGTTTTCCAGGTTAAATTATAAACTCAATGGGgagaaaaatattatatatgtgtatattgcaTGCACCTGGCTCAGTCCCCATTTTGCGCGGTGCATCCCCTAATCCCATTGGACCACGGACTGGCCCGGGGCCATAAATGCAGAGgctcaggtgactgctgcagccaatcagtggtttcagcagtcacatgttaggtgatgatgtcactcctgATGTATCCATCACGTGACCCCCAAAGATGCAGACTGGTCACAGCAGTCAACCTGAGCCCCTGCACACGCACACACGATTATCACATAATACATGATCGGTGCATTAGGTTATGCTTGTACATGGCCTTTATTAAAGACTCACCAGCGTGCCTGGAAGGTGGCATAAAACTGCGTAGCCCTCCACTGGTCAGTCCGCAGGGTAAACACAGACTGTAactggttaaagtgaagctgCAGCTCTGGAATGGAGCACACGAGCCGGGCCTTCAAGAAACTGGTCCACTTCCTCTGCAAAGTACGAGCCCCTCCTAAATCTCCCTGCAAGAAATAAGAATACAGTAAGAAACCAGACGATTCAATGGCAAGATATACTGCCAATAACCCAACCCATCATTCTACACCAAAGGCATCAGCATTCAGTATCTATGTAGTATTCAGCATCAAGGCCAATTCAGGTCACCGCTAATGGATCTACACTTGTATTCACTCCGTTATGGGGGAGGGGAAGTCTCAGCCGCTGCATTTGGAAATTGGATGAAATTAGTCTATAATATAATTTTCATTTCGGGAGGTTTGCAATGACTTCATGGGGGTTGGACGGAGTGACTGTCATGAAGGGCATACACACACCACTATGCAATAAAGACATGAAAAGAAACGTGCAGCAAATGTCACCTACCTTACAGACTCGAGCCACCCGGGCTACCACCTGCTCATTATAGCAGTCATATTCCAGGGCACGTTCAGTGAAGAAGAAGTAAATCTTATCGTCGTCACCCATCTTATTATCCAAACTCTCAGGGATATGAGCAGACCCAACAAACCTGGCCTCTATAGAAGGAGACAGAAGGTGTACAATGAGCTCGTGTGCGGGGTATCATTAGGCTTACTGAAAGAAACGTAATGGGATCAGAAGAAGGAAAAAATTAAAGAAGCTAAAAAGAACCAGCCCTCTATTAAAGGGGCACTCCTATCTCATAACATGATGGCGGATGGCTAACAAAGGGGTTCTAATTCACAATGCTATAGACTAGAAAaatattgggggaatttattaagactatgcCATTCTTCATCAGCTTCCCTGCTGGCGTGAAATGTGCCCGAATTACTATTAAGAGCCCCTGGCTTGAAATGTACTGGCGCGGATCTCTGGCATAACCAACTCCAGTTTCCTGGCATGAGCTACAGTAAATTCGTCCGGCCGAAGCCTACCCCATTTGTTCTCCGCCCTATTCACTTTAATGAAAAGCGTCAAGTGGGGCGCAGAACCAACAACGTGGCATTTCTTTGGCCAAAGGCGAGCCACATTCACgctcatctatgccagaaaactgccatagataggttagtaaatTCCCCATCGACTTATTGTATTCTCTCACCGTTCAGCCATGTTGCCAGATACTCCGTCTTTATACTGTTATGCTGCCCCATACTGCGTTGGATCACCGGCTCTGTGCCCAGGAAGTTGAATAAAGTTGCAGAGAATAAAAT includes the following:
- the SEMA4C gene encoding semaphorin-4C, coding for MIPRWLCILALLVSVEVKAWNQMPRKTVRYSGFSENRQSWHGGISHYLTLTLDESRGALYVGAREIIFSLDLDNIGKELRPPIIWEAPNERKLECINKGKSNQTECFNYIRILEKYNETHLLTCGTYAFQPKCAYIELSTFTLDSVNLEDGKGKCPYDPSTGHTGLVVDGILFSATLFNFLGTEPVIQRSMGQHNSIKTEYLATWLNEARFVGSAHIPESLDNKMGDDDKIYFFFTERALEYDCYNEQVVARVARVCKGDLGGARTLQRKWTSFLKARLVCSIPELQLHFNQLQSVFTLRTDQWRATQFYATFQARWGDVSVSAVCQYSIQDIQRVFDGHYKEYREQAQKWGRYSDTVPSPRPGSCITNFLRHHGMNSSMDLPDNTLNFAKKHPLMDESVQPVQGRPLLVRKGVNFTTIAVQRMSGLNAEEYDVLFIGTGNGWLNKAVRLGSAVHLIEELQMFDKPYPVHSLALSSRKSFLFAGSPSGLVRLPMADCSKYRSCADCILARDPFCAWNLSSSRCVESDNQDGDALLQDVESFDTSMCEVPYMKLSKPSSRNLTVAIGTNVVLPCELTSNLAQPIWKFNGQDLRQDDNDSVLYDITLQALVILGVNVHHSGTYSCFSVEQGAQFASRHYQLHVVASPSLTLESSAPMDGLGLVWMMVIALGAVCLILFLAVLYLRRKLQDEMEKGSKSLENTLVYPIQLPSQPKIAKCLPSADSDEKLWDPSSYYYSDGSLKIVPGHALCQNSTGSSSPSGNGIPGQPLPSPPLHSPNHMLLSGVRGSSSNGYIRLTLGGGLNEERPPLGDLNEELRWKLKQRQALPDSNPEESSV